Proteins co-encoded in one Capnocytophaga ochracea DSM 7271 genomic window:
- a CDS encoding glycogen debranching enzyme N-terminal domain-containing protein yields MSYLSFKKDQLINLEYSLDREFLGTNRGGGYCSSTLVFCNTRKYHGLLVVPIEKFRGKNYVMLSSLDESIIQHGRDFNFGVHKYEGTYEPRGHKYIVDISYEKAFTVTYQVGGVLLKKEILMMHNAPQVLIRYTLLEAHSATLLRLNPLLAFRDIHSLSKQNPVANTQAEAVGGGVRVKLYPEFPYLYMQLSKSANFGGGAYWNNNIYYTKEKERGYDYQEDLLSVGAFEVSLKKGESIVFSASLEEANPKNLAKDFTKYLKERADRNSFEECLQYAASQFIIHKAGETRIKAGYHWFDSNMRDTFIALPGIALSGSTAKIFEDVLTSTQKYFYEGLFAKEISTHNIHPEYDADTSLWFFWTLQQYEKETIKSKKQLWKEYGDTLKSILNAYKQGSHKNIRMEANGLIWSDDLTRPLTWFDAQGDYGAIVPRNGYVVEVNALWYNAVCYALALAEEAKDKAFLGEWFTLPETIEKSFVETFWIEDKKYLADYANRTNKNVDVRPNQLIVCALDYAPINEKTKKRVLDIVTQELLTPRGLRSLSPQSPRYEGVSVGNVYVRDKATFNGSAHPWFIGFYIEAYLKIFGAQYLPEAQAILENFEEELNEHGVCTISAIYDGNPPFHSRGCIAKAKNVAEILRAQWLLSQMPATL; encoded by the coding sequence ATGAGTTATTTATCATTTAAAAAAGACCAACTTATTAATCTTGAATACTCTCTGGATAGAGAGTTTCTCGGTACGAACCGAGGGGGAGGCTACTGCTCCTCTACTCTCGTTTTTTGCAATACCCGTAAATACCACGGGCTACTGGTAGTGCCTATTGAAAAATTCAGAGGCAAAAACTACGTGATGCTCTCCTCCTTAGATGAAAGTATCATTCAGCACGGACGCGATTTCAATTTCGGCGTTCATAAATACGAAGGTACCTATGAACCGCGCGGGCATAAGTATATCGTAGATATTTCCTACGAAAAAGCATTTACCGTTACTTACCAAGTAGGTGGCGTATTGCTGAAAAAAGAAATCTTGATGATGCACAATGCTCCCCAAGTATTGATACGCTATACGCTACTAGAAGCCCATTCGGCTACCCTTTTGCGCCTAAACCCTCTCTTGGCTTTTCGCGATATACATTCTCTTAGCAAGCAAAACCCCGTAGCCAACACCCAAGCCGAAGCAGTAGGCGGTGGCGTGCGTGTAAAACTATACCCAGAGTTTCCTTACCTCTATATGCAACTCAGCAAATCCGCTAATTTTGGTGGTGGGGCTTATTGGAACAACAACATCTATTATACCAAGGAAAAAGAGCGTGGTTATGACTACCAAGAAGACCTCCTCAGCGTAGGAGCTTTCGAAGTGAGCCTCAAAAAAGGAGAAAGTATCGTCTTTTCAGCCAGCTTAGAGGAAGCTAATCCTAAAAACCTCGCTAAGGACTTTACCAAGTACCTCAAAGAACGCGCCGACCGCAATTCGTTTGAAGAATGCTTGCAGTACGCCGCCTCTCAGTTTATTATTCACAAGGCAGGCGAAACCCGCATCAAAGCAGGTTATCACTGGTTCGACAGCAATATGCGCGACACTTTTATTGCCTTGCCAGGTATTGCTTTATCGGGCAGTACAGCCAAGATATTTGAAGACGTGCTCACCTCTACTCAAAAATACTTCTACGAAGGGCTTTTTGCTAAGGAAATCAGTACACACAATATACACCCTGAGTATGATGCCGACACCTCTCTGTGGTTCTTCTGGACGCTTCAACAGTATGAAAAGGAAACTATTAAGAGTAAGAAACAACTTTGGAAGGAGTATGGCGATACGCTCAAAAGTATCTTAAACGCCTACAAGCAAGGCTCTCATAAGAATATTCGTATGGAAGCTAACGGACTTATATGGAGTGATGACCTTACACGTCCGCTTACGTGGTTTGATGCGCAAGGCGATTACGGCGCTATCGTGCCACGCAACGGTTATGTAGTAGAAGTGAATGCCCTCTGGTATAATGCCGTGTGTTACGCACTTGCCTTAGCAGAAGAAGCGAAAGACAAGGCTTTCTTAGGCGAGTGGTTTACGCTACCTGAAACCATCGAAAAGAGCTTTGTAGAGACTTTTTGGATAGAGGACAAGAAGTACCTTGCCGACTATGCCAACCGCACGAATAAAAACGTAGATGTACGCCCCAATCAGCTCATCGTTTGTGCTCTCGACTATGCTCCCATAAACGAGAAGACTAAGAAGAGAGTATTGGACATTGTTACCCAAGAGTTGCTCACCCCTCGCGGATTGCGCAGTTTATCTCCTCAAAGCCCCCGTTATGAAGGCGTGAGTGTAGGCAATGTATATGTGCGCGACAAAGCCACCTTCAACGGGTCAGCACACCCTTGGTTTATTGGGTTCTATATAGAGGCTTATCTGAAAATCTTTGGAGCACAGTACCTACCAGAAGCGCAAGCTATCTTAGAAAATTTTGAAGAAGAGCTCAACGAACACGGTGTATGTACTATATCGGCTATTTACGACGGCAATCCACCATTCCACTCACGCGGTTGTATTGCCAAAGCTAAGAATGTAGCTGAGATATTACGTGCTCAATGGCTACTGAGCCAAATGCCTGCAACACTTTGA
- a CDS encoding glycosyltransferase family 4 protein: MKKARVLMFGWEFPPHISGGLGTACLGIAQGLAKNGVKVLFVMPKASGDEDGNVAKIINASDVEMLQNAEKIEDFWKHINFMEIGSNLVPYLDPETFARERDAYLKEGEHRERISYHNKFQFSGKYGANLMEEVYRYALVAGTVAQRYEFDVIHAHDWLTYSAGIIAKKISGKPLIVHVHATEYDRGGEYNRNTLVYDIEKRGMEAADRVVTVSNWTRNIVIEKYGIPAEKVITVHNAVDFKAETDAKEERGIKDKIVTFLGRITLQKGPEYFVEAAAKVMKRMPNVRFVMAGSGEKMNPLVRRVAQLGLGTRFHFTGFLRGNDVQRMFQYSDVYVMPSVSEPFGISPLEAMRSGVPTIISKQSGVAEVLHHAIKVDYWDINALADAIYGILAYPTLAHYMQREGYDEVNQLKWEKASLKLKNIYESLI; encoded by the coding sequence ATGAAGAAAGCAAGAGTATTAATGTTTGGATGGGAATTTCCCCCTCATATCAGTGGGGGATTAGGAACAGCCTGCTTGGGTATTGCCCAAGGATTGGCTAAAAACGGCGTAAAAGTGCTGTTTGTGATGCCAAAAGCCTCCGGTGATGAAGACGGCAATGTGGCTAAGATTATCAACGCTAGCGATGTAGAGATGTTGCAAAACGCTGAAAAGATTGAAGATTTCTGGAAACACATCAATTTTATGGAGATAGGTTCGAACCTCGTGCCTTACCTGGACCCCGAAACCTTTGCCCGTGAACGTGATGCTTACCTCAAAGAAGGCGAACACCGCGAGCGCATTTCGTATCATAACAAATTTCAGTTTTCGGGCAAATACGGTGCAAATCTGATGGAAGAGGTCTACCGCTACGCCTTAGTAGCGGGCACAGTTGCCCAACGCTATGAGTTCGACGTGATTCACGCCCACGACTGGCTTACCTATAGTGCGGGTATCATCGCCAAGAAGATTTCGGGCAAACCCCTTATCGTACACGTACACGCTACCGAGTACGACCGTGGGGGCGAGTATAACCGCAATACATTGGTCTACGATATCGAAAAACGCGGTATGGAAGCTGCCGATAGGGTAGTAACCGTGAGCAACTGGACGCGCAATATCGTCATTGAAAAATACGGTATCCCTGCCGAGAAGGTGATTACTGTGCACAATGCAGTAGACTTTAAAGCCGAAACTGATGCCAAAGAAGAACGCGGTATTAAGGATAAAATCGTTACTTTCTTAGGGCGTATCACCTTGCAAAAAGGTCCTGAATATTTCGTCGAGGCAGCTGCAAAAGTGATGAAACGTATGCCTAACGTACGCTTTGTAATGGCAGGTAGTGGCGAGAAGATGAACCCCTTAGTGCGCCGTGTTGCACAATTGGGATTAGGAACCCGCTTCCACTTCACAGGTTTTCTCAGGGGCAACGACGTACAGCGTATGTTCCAATACAGCGATGTGTATGTGATGCCCTCAGTATCCGAGCCTTTTGGGATTTCTCCTTTGGAAGCAATGCGCTCAGGAGTACCTACTATCATCTCCAAACAATCGGGAGTGGCTGAGGTACTCCACCACGCTATCAAAGTAGACTATTGGGATATCAACGCCCTTGCCGATGCTATTTATGGTATTTTGGCTTACCCCACCCTCGCTCACTATATGCAACGTGAAGGGTACGACGAGGTAAACCAACTGAAATGGGAAAAAGCTTCCTTGAAACTCAAAAACATTTACGAATCTTTAATATAA
- a CDS encoding DUF4377 domain-containing protein: MIRNILILLICVLCCSCLSKESDYTNNGVKEVQKVTLTIRGEMGEAFSWPEVKFKCFKALIGNKELCFGNNQIKDITLEKGYKYQLKVKRIIYDYPIQDGNLPDDYELISIISKQKLE; the protein is encoded by the coding sequence ATGATAAGAAATATTTTAATATTATTGATATGTGTCTTGTGCTGTTCTTGCCTTAGTAAAGAAAGTGATTACACCAATAATGGAGTTAAAGAAGTACAAAAAGTGACACTTACAATTAGAGGAGAAATGGGAGAAGCCTTTAGTTGGCCTGAAGTGAAATTCAAATGTTTTAAAGCACTAATAGGTAATAAAGAACTTTGTTTTGGCAACAACCAAATAAAAGATATTACCCTTGAAAAAGGTTATAAATATCAGTTAAAAGTCAAGAGAATCATCTATGACTACCCTATTCAAGATGGTAATCTGCCCGATGATTATGAGTTAATCAGCATCATCTCAAAACAAAAATTAGAATAA